From Deltaproteobacteria bacterium:
CCTGTCGCTATTTCTCTCCACAACATCACCGCACTGTGAATAAGCTTTGCTGCTCTCATCAAAGGCTGAGGGTTGATTGTTTCGTCCCGTAAAGCCACCGTGAAGCTGCTGCTGTAAACCAGTGACCCACGATTCGCCAGTTGCCCAAAGGTGAGCCCCTCACTCATAAGGTTTAGGCTTTTATAGGGATACCGGATGAGAAGCGGGCTCGGGCCGCGGTCTTCAGGAAAGGTGAGTCGATCGACCAGGTTTTCTTGAGGTGAGCAATGCATCTCCAAAACCGGGCTCGTTGCCTCCGGGTCATCCGTATGTGCATCCAACCTTTTGAACCATTGCTGAAAAGTTCCTCGTAGGGAGATTTCCGCTCTCACTCGCTCCCACCAACGCGCCCGTGGATAGCCCATTTCTCGAAGTAGCTCACCGAACTCTTCGAAACTTAGGTAATCAACTTTACGACCTGTGGGAAACTGACTGGAGCTCATTGAAGTGGTTACGCCGATAAATTAGCCAGAGTCGTGCTGAGCCAAGGTAAGAGTTCGTCCTCCGCATGGTGGACGTAGAAATGGTCTCCCTTGAAGAGACGAACGGAGAAACCCGACCGGGTGTATTGTCCCCAAGCTTCTAAGTCTTCGAGTTTAATTGGGAGATCTTCTTTGCCACCAACGATGCGAAGAGGAACAGCAAGGGTTTGCCCTGGCTCAT
This genomic window contains:
- a CDS encoding thioesterase, yielding EPGQTLAVPLRIVGGKEDLPIKLEDLEAWGQYTRSGFSVRLFKGDHFYVHHAEDELLPWLSTTLANLSA